A window of Corythoichthys intestinalis isolate RoL2023-P3 chromosome 14, ASM3026506v1, whole genome shotgun sequence contains these coding sequences:
- the ednrba gene encoding endothelin receptor Ba isoform X2, translating to MKKTLSYLGLLLLGLHFLTASGQLEPKKETAPDPLAATQRRGLVERDVQGPVRPNITMPHRQMPPMCSGSTEIRDTFKYINTVVSCLVFVVGIIGNSTLLRIIYKNKCMRNGPNILIASLALGDLLHIIIGIPINVYKLLAEDWPFGVALCKLVPFIQKASVGITVLSLCALSIDRYRAVTSWSRIKGIGVPKWMAIEIALIWILSIILAVPEAIAFDMFTMDYKGEKLRICLLLPKQKTDIMRFYKSVKDWWLFSAYFCLPLACTAIFYTLMTCEMLRKKNGVQIALSDHLKQRREVAKTVFCLVLVFALCWLPLHLSRILKRTIYDEKDPNRCELLSFFLVLGHIGINMASVNSCINPIALYMVSKRFKNCFRSCLCCWCLPAEMLIMDEKQSCMKLKVTERASDQSNSRITNKSTTA from the exons ATGAAGAAGACTCTTTCCTATTTGGGGTTACTGCTGCTGGGCCTTCATTTCCTTACAGCCAGCGGGCAGCTGGAACCAAAAAAAGAAACCGCCCCTGATCCCCttgctgcgacacaaagacgtggGCTAGTCGAGCGGGATGTGCAGGGTCCAGTGAGGCCCAACATCACCATGCCACACCGTCAAATGCCCCCGATGTGCAGTGGGTCCACAGAAATCCGCGACACTTTCAAATACATCAACACAGTTGTGTCCTGCCTGGTGTTTGTAGTGGGCATCATCGGAAACTCGACACTTTTGAGAATCATCTATAAGAATAAATGCATGCGGAATGGGCCAAACATACTCATCGCCAGCCTGGCTCTTGGAGACCTACTGCACATCATCATTGGCATCCCCATAAATGTTTACAAG CTTCTGGCAGAGGATTGGCCTTTTGGTGTGGCTCTATGCAAGTTGGTGCCATTTATCCAGAAAGCCTCAGTGGGGATCACAGTGCTGAGCCTATGTGCACTAAGTATTGACAG ATATCGGGCGGTGACTTCATGGAGCAGAATCAAAGGGATTGGTGTTCCAAAGTGGATGGCTATCGAAATTGCACTCATCTGGATATTATCTATTATCCTGGCTGTACCAGAGGCAATCGCTTTTGACATGTTCACCATGGACTACAAAGGAGAAAAGCTGAGGATCTGTTTGTTGCTCCCCAAGCAGAAAACAGATATTATGAGG TTTTATAAATCCGTGAAGGACTGGTGGCTGTTCAGTGCATATTTCTGTCTGCCATTGGCCTGCACTGCCATTTTCTACACCCTGATGACCTGTGAGATGCTGAGGAAAAAGAACGGAGTTCAAATTGCCCTTAGTGATCACCTTAAACAG CGTAGGGAGGTTGCAAAGACTGTGTTCTGTCTGGTTCTGGTCTTCGCTCTATGCTGGCTCCCTCTCCACCTCAGTCGTATCCTAAAACGCACCATCTATGATGAGAAAGATCCAAACCGTTGTGAATTGCTCAG TTTCTTTTTAGTCCTAGGCCACATCGGCATCAATATGGCATCGGTCAACTCTTGCATCAACCCCATTGCCCTCTACATGGTCAGCAAACGATTTAAAAATTGCTTCAGG TCCTGCCTGTGCTGCTGGTGCCTACCAGCGGAGATGCTAATAATGGATGAGAAACAGTCGTGCATGAAGCTGAAGGTCACAGAAAgagcatctgaccaaagcaactCACGCATTACCAACAAGTCTACTACAGCCTGA
- the ednrba gene encoding endothelin receptor Ba isoform X1, with amino-acid sequence MLMALFFSLSFRHSWRIKANFQSGARMKKTLSYLGLLLLGLHFLTASGQLEPKKETAPDPLAATQRRGLVERDVQGPVRPNITMPHRQMPPMCSGSTEIRDTFKYINTVVSCLVFVVGIIGNSTLLRIIYKNKCMRNGPNILIASLALGDLLHIIIGIPINVYKLLAEDWPFGVALCKLVPFIQKASVGITVLSLCALSIDRYRAVTSWSRIKGIGVPKWMAIEIALIWILSIILAVPEAIAFDMFTMDYKGEKLRICLLLPKQKTDIMRFYKSVKDWWLFSAYFCLPLACTAIFYTLMTCEMLRKKNGVQIALSDHLKQRREVAKTVFCLVLVFALCWLPLHLSRILKRTIYDEKDPNRCELLSFFLVLGHIGINMASVNSCINPIALYMVSKRFKNCFRSCLCCWCLPAEMLIMDEKQSCMKLKVTERASDQSNSRITNKSTTA; translated from the exons ATGTTAATGgcactgtttttttctctcagttTTCGGCATTCTTGGAGGATTAAGGCAAATTTCCAATCAGGCGCCAGGATGAAGAAGACTCTTTCCTATTTGGGGTTACTGCTGCTGGGCCTTCATTTCCTTACAGCCAGCGGGCAGCTGGAACCAAAAAAAGAAACCGCCCCTGATCCCCttgctgcgacacaaagacgtggGCTAGTCGAGCGGGATGTGCAGGGTCCAGTGAGGCCCAACATCACCATGCCACACCGTCAAATGCCCCCGATGTGCAGTGGGTCCACAGAAATCCGCGACACTTTCAAATACATCAACACAGTTGTGTCCTGCCTGGTGTTTGTAGTGGGCATCATCGGAAACTCGACACTTTTGAGAATCATCTATAAGAATAAATGCATGCGGAATGGGCCAAACATACTCATCGCCAGCCTGGCTCTTGGAGACCTACTGCACATCATCATTGGCATCCCCATAAATGTTTACAAG CTTCTGGCAGAGGATTGGCCTTTTGGTGTGGCTCTATGCAAGTTGGTGCCATTTATCCAGAAAGCCTCAGTGGGGATCACAGTGCTGAGCCTATGTGCACTAAGTATTGACAG ATATCGGGCGGTGACTTCATGGAGCAGAATCAAAGGGATTGGTGTTCCAAAGTGGATGGCTATCGAAATTGCACTCATCTGGATATTATCTATTATCCTGGCTGTACCAGAGGCAATCGCTTTTGACATGTTCACCATGGACTACAAAGGAGAAAAGCTGAGGATCTGTTTGTTGCTCCCCAAGCAGAAAACAGATATTATGAGG TTTTATAAATCCGTGAAGGACTGGTGGCTGTTCAGTGCATATTTCTGTCTGCCATTGGCCTGCACTGCCATTTTCTACACCCTGATGACCTGTGAGATGCTGAGGAAAAAGAACGGAGTTCAAATTGCCCTTAGTGATCACCTTAAACAG CGTAGGGAGGTTGCAAAGACTGTGTTCTGTCTGGTTCTGGTCTTCGCTCTATGCTGGCTCCCTCTCCACCTCAGTCGTATCCTAAAACGCACCATCTATGATGAGAAAGATCCAAACCGTTGTGAATTGCTCAG TTTCTTTTTAGTCCTAGGCCACATCGGCATCAATATGGCATCGGTCAACTCTTGCATCAACCCCATTGCCCTCTACATGGTCAGCAAACGATTTAAAAATTGCTTCAGG TCCTGCCTGTGCTGCTGGTGCCTACCAGCGGAGATGCTAATAATGGATGAGAAACAGTCGTGCATGAAGCTGAAGGTCACAGAAAgagcatctgaccaaagcaactCACGCATTACCAACAAGTCTACTACAGCCTGA